The nucleotide window CCATTTGAATATAAAATGTATTTCAATCTGTAAGTTAACTTATTGGCTCTAAATCCTAAATTGATAATTATATTGAAGGTAATATGCGAAAGATTTTTTTCCTGATAATAGTTGCTTTATTTTTTATTAGCTGTAGTAAAGAAGAAACTACACCACCAACACAAAATACAACCAATCCATTTGCCGGAACCTGGCAGTTTACTTTTTCAGGTGATTATACTGGCTCTAATGAAGCGACTATACGACAAGGATATACATTTAGGCTTCCAATAATATTTACTAAAAGTGACAGTACTACTTTGGATTCATATATTAATTGCACAGTATCCCCAGATGGTATTTTAACCGGACAAACTTTTTTTGCCGGTGCACAAATTGGGACCATTGAAGGTAAGCTAAGCGGTTCTTCCGGGAATGGAACGTGGGAGACGTATGTTCCAACACATGGTACTTGGAAAGCCACAAAAAAATAAATTCAAATTTTGAATTCTACAATTTTATCTTTGGTTGTTTAATCATATTTCTCAAGGTAATTCAAATCCTTGTGATAAGATTCTTCCATATAGTAAAGCGAGACGAAGGCGATAAGCATAACTACTGCACCAACAATCATTGCGCTGTGTATAATATCTAAATTGGTACGAAGTGCATTAAAGGAAAGAGTGATTGGAACAGTAGCACCTCTTACAAAATTTGGGACTGTTGTTGCAACAGTTGCTCGTAGATTAGTCCCAAATTGTTCTGAGCCTATTGTAACAAACACCGCCCAATACCCAATTGAAAAACCAATCACTGTACATAAAGCATAAAAATATGTAACCGAAGCACCGTATGAAAAAAGGTAGACAATTACAAAAATTGTTGTAAGAGATAAAAAAGTAAAAACGATTTTCTTTCTGCTTTTAATTAATTGGCTGCCAAAACCGCTTACAATATCACCAAAAACTAAACCGATGTACGTAAACATTATTGATTTGCCGGCAGATATTACTCCTGTAATATTAAGATGTTTTGCAAATTCTGGTGAAAAAGTAATCAGTACTCCAACAACATACCAGGTTGGTAAACCGATCAAAATACATTTAACATATTTTACTAATCTTTCTTTTGAAGTAAAGAGACTAAGAAAATCACCTTTTCTTACATCGGTACTTTTAAGTTTTGCATACATACCCGATTCAAACATTTTTACACGGAGCAGAAGAAGACCCAAACCAAGAACACCGCCAACAATGTAGGCAGTATTCCAGGGTAGGAAATCGCCAACCAACGCAGCCGTAACAGATCCCATAATTCCAACTGACGCCACAATTGCAGTCCCATAGCCTCTTGTTTTTTGTGGAAGAGATTCACCAACAAGTGTTATTGCAGCACCAAGTTCTCCGGCAAGCCCAACACCTGAAAGAAATCTCATAACTGCATAAGCTGAAGGAGTAGTAACAAATGCATTAGCAATATTTGCAACTGAGTATAAAGCTATAGATCCAAACAGAACAGAAACTCTTCCTTTTTTGTCACCTAAAATTCCCCACAATATTCCACCTATCAGCATTCCAATCATTTGCATATTGAGGAGATATACGCCAACATTAACCAGGTTATCGCCAGTTACACCAAGGGCTTTTAAGCTTGAAACACGGACAATGCCGAATAGTACAAGATCATACATATCAACAAAGTATCCAAGGGAAGCTACTATGACTGTAAAGTTAAGAATGGATTTTAATTCAATTTTTTCTTGTTGGATCATAATTACATCTCATTATGTTTGGGTTAATATATTTGGTAACAAAATTATTAGAAGGAAGGTTTTGAAATTTAATATTTAGTGTCCTGGTACATAAGCAACAAAATATTTAAAGGTAAATAGCTTTCTGTGCATTATAAAAAAAACTTTCTTGATACCAGCAAATAGTAATTGGTGAAATTAATATGTGAACAACCAGTTTTTAATTTTCCATTAGTAGAATCAATTATGTATTTTTGATTATACCTAATACATTTTAAGAAAGAAATCGCATTGCATTACATCGGTGAAATAAGTGCACTTTTAACCGCAATACTTTGGTCGGCAACCTCAATATTTTTTTCCGAAGCATCTTTACGTGCTGGCTCCTTGCAGGTAAATATTACGCGGTTAATTCTTGCTACAATTTATTTGGCAATAACAATCCCGATAATGAACCTGTCATTAAGTTTATCTTCTTCTCAAATCATAAATCTGGTGTTGAGTGGAATAATTGGATTAATATTCGGAGATACTTATTTATTCAAAGCATTCCAACATATTGGTCCCAGACTAAGTATGCTTGTTATGTCACTTGCTCCAGCGGTTGCCGCCATCCTTGCTTACTTTTTTTTAGGTGAAGACATATCATTGCTGGGAATTTTTGGAATTATTATAACGATAGCTGGAATTGCGATTGTTGTCTTGCAAAGAGAAGAACATCCAACTTCAAAATATAAAATAAGCAAAATAGGAATTCTTTATGCGTTCTTTGGAGCAGTTGGGCAGGGAGTAGGATTAATTTTTGCAAAACTTGCATTTAATGAAGGAGAAATAAATAGTTTTGTTGCTGCATTTTTCAGGATATTTTCATCGGTAATTATTATGCTGCCGATAGCTTTATTGACAAAAAAATATGATAATCCGTTTAAAGTATTTTCTAAAGATAAAATAGCTTTAGCGTTTACAACAGCTGGATCCATATGCGGTCCGTACTTAGGAATTACCTTAAGTCTTGTTGCAATCTCAAATACAAGTGTTGGAATTGCAGCAACAATTATGTCTATTGTCCCGATTCTTCTTCTTCCAATTGTAAGGATTTATTACAAAGAAAAATTAACCTGGATTTCAATTGTAGGTGCATTTATAACAGTCGGGGGGATTGCTATTCTATTCCTAAGGTGATTTTTGAATTTCATTAATCAACCTAATGTAGCATTCATAATCTGTTTTATTAAAACAAACGAAGATTACTTTTTTAATTGCAATAACATTCTGAAGAAATTTTATTGTTTCTCTTATTGCAATTCTTGCAGCTCTTTCAAATGGAAATCCGTATGCTCCTGTACTTATAGATGGAAAAGCGATTGATTCAACTTTATTTTTCACTGCAAGCTCTAAAGATTTTGTATAGCAACTTGCTAAAAGTTTATCCTCATCATAATTTCCACCATTCCACACTGGTCCAACAGTATGAATAACAAACTTAGCTGGAAGATCATATCCTTTAGTAATTTTTGCATCACCGGTATCACATCCACCAAGAGTTTTACATTCATCCAATAAATGTTTACCAGCTGCTCTGTGAATTGCACCATCAACTCCACCACCTCCAAGCAATGTTCTGTTTGCAGCATTTACAATTGCACCAACTTTTAAAGTAGTAATATCTCCCTGATCAATAATGATTCTATCTTGCATATTATTTCCTAAAAAGTTATCAGTTATTGGATTTAACTGATAGATGAAAACTAAAAACTTTTTGATTTAACACTAAGTTAACTTTTCAATTAATGATTTGTACTTTGGGAATTGTATTAATAAATCGTCTTTTCTCCCCAACTCAAAATCATCAAAATCAAATCCTGGAGATACCGTACAACCGATTAAGGCAAAAGAATCCTTTTCATTAAGCTCTGCACTAAACCAAACTCCGGAAGGAATAACAACTTGGGGAAAATCCCCATCCTCCAATGAACTGCTTATCCTTACTTTTTTATAATTTCCATTTTGATCTATTGAATGAATAGTTAAAGAACTGCCACTGTAAAAATGCCATATCTCATCACTCTTAAGCCGATGAAATTTTGAGTATTGTTCTCCTTCAAGTAAAAAATAGATTGATGTACTAAGATTGCGGTTTCCTTTATATCTCTTTGGTAGAGAGTCTTCTAAAACTAATTCGCTTGAGCGATAAGTTTCCCTGTAATATCCACCTTCCGGATGTGGAAGCAAGTTCAGCTTTCCAATTTTTTCTATTGCTTTAGAATTCATAAAAATATTCCTTCATCTTATGTTCGTAAAATAAATAATTAAAAAGTAACATTGAACTAATAAATTAATTTATCTGTTGAATTAAATAAGAACTTAGTTCTATTGAAAAGAATTCAAGCATTAACAAGAATTCAAAAACAATTAATAGAAAAACACCACATATTTATATCGAGAGGAAATAAATTGAAAACTCAAATAAATTTTGCCAAAGAATCTTTTTTAGTAATGTTACTTTTTTTTGTAATTGGAATAGTTGGTTGCAGTAAAAACGATTCTGTAACTAATCCCTATGGTAATGGTGGTAATACTACTCCCGGTGCTGATGAAGTCTGGATGCAGGGATCCGCATTCAATCCCCGCACAAAAACTGTAGCTGTAGGAACAACTGTAACCTGGACTAATAAGGATGGTGTGATTCATACTGTAACAAGTGGTATCCCGGGGACTCCGGATGGATTATTTAATTCTGGTAATCTTAGTCAAGGTGGAGTTTTTTCCCATAAATTTGATAGCAAAGGAACCTTTAAATATTATTGCATTCCACACCAGAGTTTTATGACCGCAACAATAATTGTTCAATAGGTTAGCTTTATTTAGAAAAAAAAATAACCTCCTCCTAATAATTTATTTGTCGGTTACTTTATTTGTGTCTAAAAAATGATAAAACTAATTTGAGATACGGAATATTTCAAAAAATTTTGTATACGATTTCTACTGGAATCTTTTGTTTGATGAAATCATCAAACAGAAAGAACTAATTTATAAATTCTATTTTAATTTGGAGAAAATATGAAAAAGAACGTTGGTGGATTAGATAAAAATATTAGGATTGGTCTTGCAATAATTATATTTGCCGCAGGTTTATACTTCCAAAGCTGGTGGGGATTGATTGGATTTGGTCCACTGCTAACTGGCTTATTTAGCTTCTGTCCACTTTATGCTATCCTTGGTATAAACTCTTGTAAAGTGAAATCAACAAAATCTTAATAAGGTTCCATTTCTTTTATGCACAAATAATGCAATACGCTCGGAAGGAATAAGAAATTTGTTGTTATAGGAATAATAATATTTTAGTGATAGAATAGTCATTACTCTTTAGTTGATAAAAATAAATTCCACTATGAAGATTATTGGTATCTACATTTATCGTATAAGTCATAGCGGAGTGAACCGCAATGGATGATGGTTGATGTAAAAATTATTTAAAATATCTTGACTTGCCCGAAGCAAGCAGGCACAAAAAACAAATACTTACATGCCAATACCATAGTTTCAAATAGTCAATTTATACCTTTCTTATTGAAGATGAATATGAATGTACAAAATTGGTTTTGATTTTAGTACAATCAAAATGAACCATTATTTTTATTTAATGATGTTTTTAAAAGGGAATGCTAAGAGGGGATTCCCTTAATTCTGATTGTATGATTTTTCTTAGATAAAGAATTGCAACTAACCTTTATCTTCAAAGACAACTATTAATTTATTTGGATGTAATTAGCAAATATCTAATAACTGCGTTCAAGTAAGTGTATATTTTTAATTGGAAAACTTTTCTCGATATTTGAACTAAAGATATTGAGGAATAATGAAAGGGATTTATTTTTCATTATTCCTTTTTTTATATTCAGGTACCTTTTAATTAAAAATATAATTGAATTAATGAAATGTTTTACGGATTGGTTGTTTAACCATACAGGATGGTTGTATAAATCCATACTTCAAAATTCTATATTTTATTTAGATTATTGGTCAATCGTTCACTTTTCATCCGGGGCATTCCTTTTACTTTTATTCTTAGTGATAAGGCTTAAATATAGTTGGCTATATTTATCTCTCATCCTATTCACCTATGAAATAATAGAAGTGTTATTCAAATATTATAACCTGCATATCTTTGCTCCGGAAACTTTTAAAGATCAGTTCACAGATATTATTGTTGGTTACCTTGGTGCTTTGTTTTTAATGTTTGTAGTACGGAATGGGATATTAAATAAAAATCGTACTCGCAAATTACACGAGGATCACATTTTAACATCGCTTGTTAGTTCAGGTACCATAGTTTTTATCTGGATCGGTTTTTTCAATACTCAGTATAATAAATTTTATGCACCTGATGCGGAAGCTTTCAATTGGTTGGTGTTTATAATCTGGGTGATTGTTTTAATAATTATTGTTCAATTATTTGTTAGTTTAACTAAAATATTAAAAAACAAATTCCACTCGTTTTTATTAACGTGGTGTTTATACTTGCTCATCTTCCTTTTTATTTTTGAATTGCCGATTCTCTTTTTTAACTACAATCCTGTTAATGTTATCAGCCAAAAGTTGGGGATATTTTTATTCTTTAATCCCAGCACTGTAAATAATATTTTTTATTTAATATTACCAGCGGTAGCAATCGTAACTTATGAATTGTTGCTAAAAATCCGCAACACAGCAATTAAAAATGAAATTGAGAAAAGGAATATTTATCAGTAATGGAAAAACCTAAATTAAATTATAAAAAAATCTTGCTGATATGTGCAATATTTATAGCTGCAGTAATAACAACTGTTGTGATCTATTATTATTTATATCTGAATTATGGTGAGCGTGTGTCCGAAAGAATTTCTGATAATATAATTGTTATTAATGATCTGTTCACAAGTATGTATCTTGTTAAAACTAATGATGGTTATTTTGCTATAGACACTGGTTATTATGAAAGTACTTTGGAAAAAGGACTGAAGTATAATTTTATACTTCCTGGTGATGTTAAAGCCGTGCTTTTAACCCATTCCGATTTTGATCACCAGGGCGGGATTGAATTATTAAAACATGCAAAATATTATTTATCCAAAGAAGAAAACAACATGATCTTGAATAAAACAAGGCGCTTAAAATTTATTCCCTTCATTTCAAATTCACTCAAAATTGATAAATATTCTTTATTAAATGATAATGAAGAATTTTATATCGGCAATAGAAAGATTAAATGCATTTCTTTACCGGGGCATACATATGGCTCGATGGGTTACCTGGTTGATGATAAATATTTGTTTACAGGGGATGCCTTCCGAATTAAGAATGGTAAGCTTTCATTACCGTATATTAAAATACTTGCTATGAACATTGATTCAATGAAATATAGTTTAAGAAAAGTTGCTCAACTCAACGGCATCAAATTTATATTTTCATCTCATTCAGGTTTTACAAACGATTTTGATTTTGCAGTATCTGATTGGAAAAAATAATTTGCCGGTATTTTTTATCCGACTTATTCTAAATGTTACCGTTGTTTTTGCCTGCAAATTCTTCAACTTTTCTAAAAACTCTCATAAAATTTTCGCCCCATATTTTTCTAATATCATTTTTGGAATATCCTCGCTTTAATAATTCAATTGTAATGTTCTTCATTTCACTAACATCAAAGCATCCGGTTACTTCACCTCCACCATCAAAGTCAGTTCCAATACCTACATGATCAATCCCGGCAACATTTACTATGTGATCAATATGATCTACTACATCAGAAACTGTGGCAAGAATGCGTGGATATAACTTTTCTAATTCAGCTTTTTCTTTAGCAATTAATAATTGAATCTCCGATGTAAGTGTATCAGACTTTGGGTATTTAGCACGGAAAACTGCAAATGCAGAATCTCTTTTAAGATTGCCTGAAAAAGTTTTTACATAATCGCTTAAAATGCATATTTGTATTACCCCGCCATTATCAGCTAGCTTTTTAAGGAGCGAGTCTGAAAGATTTCGGGGACTATTACAGATTGAACGCGCGCACGAATGTGAAGCAATTACAGGTACCTTTGATAATTTAATTACATCAAGAAATGTTTTATCGGATACATGCGAAATATCTATTATCATTCCGGTTTTATTCATCTCATCAACTACTCTTTTGCCGAAATCACTTAAACCATTATGCTTAACTGAATCAGGATCGGTAGATGAATCACAAATGTCATTATTTTTTGTGTGGCAAAGAGTTATGTATCTTACACCAAGATCATAATATTTTTTTATCAGTGATGGATCATTGCCAATTGCATATCCATTCTCTATCCCAATGTAAATAGCTGCTTTATTATCTGATTTTATTCTGTACGCATCTGCTGAACTAAGCGCTAAAGATGAAAGCGTGGAATTTTTTTGAATCACGGTTTTAATTGTATCAATTAATCTCATTATCCTTTCTTTTGCTTTTTCATTTCCCTCAGAAGTTCTGGGACCTTGTGCAATATAAGCGGCAAAAAATGCGGCATCTAATCCACCAGATTTCATTCTCGGAAAATCTAACTTACTGTCATCTGTTATGGAATCATGTTTTTTACTTATATCGAAATTATCATACAAAAGCCTTAGTGGGGTATCTGTGTGAGTATCTATTGTTAACATTTCCTTATGCAATTCCGAAGCTTCATCGCTAAGCTCCGTTAAACTTTTAGCAGCACCGCAGCCAATAATAATTAAACAAGCAGCAAATAGCGGGATATAAAGAAAGTACTTTTTCATTTATCCACCATGATTTTTAATGGCGAAAGATATGAAAAAATTTACAAAGTCGTAATTAATATGCCAGAGTGAAGAATTTTAAAAAGAATGTATCAATTTTAAAAAGTAAATGGATTCCCGAGTAGGTAACCAAAAGTCCGCACAGTAAAGACAACCAAAAATTTCCAAAAGAATCTCTTTGATAATTTGTATTTTATATTGGTCATTCAGGAAATATTGGAACTATGAAAATACTTGTTGTTGAAGATGAACTTGATCTTAAGAACTCCATCCTTACTTTTATAAAACAAGACGGTTTTTTATGTGAAGGAGTTTCAAAGTATGAACACGCTTTGGAAAAGGTTAATCTTTATGAGTTCGATTGCTTTATAATTGATATAACTTTGCCGGATGGCAATGGTTTGGATTTAATAAACAAAATAAAGCAAATTCAACCTCAGGCTGGGATAATTATTATCTCTGCAAAGAACAGTTTAGAGGATAAAATAACCGGACTGGATCTTGGTGCTGACGATTACTTAACGAAACCATTTCATCTTGCAGAATTAAACTCCAGAATTAATTCAGTTTTACGGCGTAGATTTTACCAGGGAAAAGATGAAATAAAGCTGAACGAAATGATGATTTTACCGGATAGGCACGAATTACTTATTAAAGAAAATAAAATTGATTTAACTAAAAGGGAATTTGATCTCCTAATGTATCTGGTTACAAATAAAGAAAAAGTTATTACAAAGGAAGCAATTGCGGAGCACATCTGGGGTGATGATTCCAATTCATTTGACAATTTTGATTTTATTTACACGCATATTAAAAATCTTCGCAAAAAAATTTCTGATTATGGTGGTGGTGATTATATAAAATCTATTTATGGATTAGGATACAAATTTACATTAGAATGAAACTGATTAATAAAATAAGTTACCGGCTGCTTATAAATTCGTTTATTATGTTAGTTATACTTGCTTTCTTTTCTTTCTTTTTAATCGATTATATTCTTGAATCAGAAATTAATGACCAGCTGATAACAACCCGAAACATTCTTGTTAAAAACCAACTAATACAGAAACAATTAGTACTTTCCCCAATTATTTCTATTGAAAAGGTTAATGAAGGAATTAATAATGATGTTTATAAGGATACACTTATTTACGATTCCAACGAACATGAAAATGAAGAGTTCAGAGAATTGATTTCCTATGTGAAATCAAGCGATGGAATTTTTAAGATAATTGTCCGTTCTTCTTTAATCGAAAAGGAAGATTTATTATTAACCATACTGATAATATTTCTTTCTGTTTATCTTTTGTTTGTTGTGTCTTTGTTCGTTATTAATAAACGTAGCGCTAATAAAACATTAAAACCATTTTACAATGCCCTTGAACGCATCCGTTCTTTCAGTCTTTCAGAAAAGAAATTATTTACAAGTGAAAAGAGCAAAATTGATGAATTTAATTTCTTGAATGAGATATTACAGAACCTGACCGAAAAGATTATTAAAGAATATCTTCAGGTAAAAGAATTTACTGATAATGCTTCCCACGAAATTCAAACCCCGCTTGCAGTAATTAAATCAAAGCTGGATTTGTTTATTCAAAAAGAAAACCTGAATGAAGAACAGATAGAACTTTTTCGATCTATTTATAACAATGTGAACAAGTTAATTAGATTGAATAAATCGCTTCTTCTATTAACTAAGATAGAAGGAAATCAGTTTTCTGAATCAACTGAAATTGATTTGCGGAAAATATTGGAAAAAGAGGTTGAAGAAATAGTGGAGCTTGCCCAATTAAACTCTATTACGATTGAAAAAGAAATAATTTCTTCTCCTGTTATTTCAGCCAACGAACCTCTGATTGTAATCCTGATCAAAAACATTCTTACTAATTCTATTAAGCACAATGTTAAACCCGGTAGAATAAAACTTTGTCTTAAAGAAAATATTTTATTTTTAGAAAATACAGGTGCGGAATTAAAAGAGAATCCTGAAAGGCTATTTGAACGATTTTACAAAAGGGTGGATTCAACAGAATCGGTTGGGCTTGGGCTGGCAATAGTAAAACAGATTTGCTTATTGTACAATTTTGATATTAGTTACAAATATAGAAATGGATGGCACTCGATTTCGATTCAATTTATAAAGTAAAATTAAATTGTAACAATTTATTTAAAGGAGGATTTATGAAACCATATATAAACATATTGAGAATTGTTTTTTGTTTCATTGTAGTGTTTATTTCAGAAAACTTATTTGCACAAACTTCAGGTTATAAAATCGTAAATAAAATTTTAATTGAAGGAGAAAACCGTTGGGACTATTTATCGATAGATAAAACTCATAACCGCTTGTTCGTTTCTAACAGCTCTAAAGTTCACGTGATCGATTTGCAATCAGATTCCAAAATTGGTGAACTAATTGGACTAAATGGAGTGCACGGAATTGAATTTGCTCCGGAGTTTAATAAGGGATTTATTACAAGTGGAAGAGATAGCTCAGTAATAATATTTAATCTTGATGATCTAAAACAAAAATCTAGAATAAAAATTGATGGGAAAAATCCTGATGCAATAATTTATGATTCGTTTACCAAAAGAATATTTGTATTCAACCACAGCAGTAACAGTGCGTCTGCAATTGATGCTGAATCTGGAAAGCTATTAAAAACTTTTCCTTTAGAAGGTATGCCCGAGTTTGCAGCCTCCGATTTAAAAGGTAAAATGTTTGTTAATCTTGAAGATAAAAATGCAGTAGATGTAATTGACACAAGAAATTTAAAGGTTATTGCCAAATGGAATATTGCGCCTTGCGAATCTCCAACCGGAATGTCGATAGACAGAAAGAACAAAAGATTATTTATAACAGGAGATAATCAAAAACTGGCAATAGTTGATTATTCATCCGGACAGGTGGTAACTACAATGCCGATCGGCAGCAAAGTAGATGGCTGTGCTTTCGATCCTGGTACTAATTTAATTTTCACCTCAAATGGAGAAGGAACAATAACAATTATTAAAGAAAAAACTCCTGACGATTATACTGTAATTGATAATATTCAAACAGTTAAAGGAGCCCGTACAATTACGTTGGATGAAAAGACTCACAAAGTTTATACTTTATCTATGATTGAAAAACCTGATAGCAAAGAAAAAAGTTTTGGAGTTCTAATACTGGATAATAATAAATAATCAGATGCTTATAATAATCTGAATATTTCAACTGATGTTTCTAAAAAAATAATATTAACTTTTATCTTATGAAAAAATCAGTAGTTTTATTTTTTTTATTGTTACTTAAAACAATATTTGCGCAGCATAATCTGGAATTCTTTCTACAGGAGGCTTACAAAAATAATCCACAATTAAAAGAATTTTCACAATCGTTCATAAATACCAGGTTAGAACGTGAATTAATAAACGCAGAAAATGTACTGCCTAAAATAAGTTTAACCGCTAATTATTTGTTTGCTCCCTTTTTTAACAATAATGGTAAAATAATTTCTACAAATCCAGGTGCGAATGCCATTGGTTATGATGTTGGTATAACCAACGGCGGTTTATATTCTGCACAAATTAATCTTGAGAAAAATTTATTCAACGGTTACCTTACAGATGCCCTTGAGCAGCAAATTTTAATAAAGGATGGCGCAGTAAAAAACAATATAATCTTACTAAAGCACGAACTTGAAAAACAGGTTACAGATATTTATTTGCAAACGTACCTTTCCTTTAAGCTGCTTAATCTTGAGAATGAAATCCTTTCTTCCATTAAAAAAGAAGAATCGATTGCTGCTATTTTATTAACGAGCGGATTGTTAAAGGAATCCGAAATATTATTATTGAAAATTGAAGTTGACAATCAAACTAATGCAATCAACAATTCCACGGTGCAGTTCAGAACAAATCTTAACCAGCTTTTAATTTTGTGTGATATAAAAGATACTTCGATTACTCAAATCGATTCGGTTGAACTTAAACTGGTTAATGCTTCTAAAGAATCATTTTTTAATAAGAAATTTGAAAATGACAGCCTAGCATTATTAAATCAGCAAACTATATTCGAATCAAAGTACCAGCCTCAGGTTTCTCTTTTCTTTAATACCGGATTGAATGCCATAGAGATTGAAGGTATTCAGCGTAAGTTTGGATTGAGTGCCGGAATAAATTTTTCAATGCCTATCTTCGATGGTAACCAGAAATCTATTACGCGTCAACAGAATGATCTCTCACTCAAATCCATTTCATTCTATAAAGAATATTTTTCTAATCAGCTAAACAACCAACGGAAAAATTCGCTGGATAAAATCCAATCACAGAAAAACAATCTTAATAATCTTCAGAACCAAATTAAAAATTATGAAAAAGTTATTTTAATATCGGAATCTGAATTGAAGCAAGGAAATATTTCGATGGTGGATTATCTGACCATCCTTAAAAACTTTATTGAGCTAAAGAAAAATTTTATTACCGTGCAATTCGAGTATCAGTCAGAAATAAACAGCTATAATTATTGGAACTGGTAAAATGAAAAATGAACGACTTAAAACCGGCGCAGTTTCTCTATTACTATTTTTCCTGGCAATTATATATTACAGTTGCAATTCTAAAAAAGATGAACAGATAGAAGCTGCATCCGGAGCACCAGTTAAGTTTGTAAATCCTTTAACAACAAAAATGATTGACTATCTTCAGCTTAACGCTAATACTGTTTATCTAAAAAAGGAAATTGTACGCGCGGGATTTCAAGGATATATACAAAAAATATTCAAAAACATTGGCGATGAAGTAAAGCAAGGCGAAGTTCTGCTTTTACTTCAGACAAAAGAATCATTTGCAATGGATAATATTACA belongs to Ignavibacteriales bacterium and includes:
- a CDS encoding HAMP domain-containing sensor histidine kinase; the encoded protein is MKLINKISYRLLINSFIMLVILAFFSFFLIDYILESEINDQLITTRNILVKNQLIQKQLVLSPIISIEKVNEGINNDVYKDTLIYDSNEHENEEFRELISYVKSSDGIFKIIVRSSLIEKEDLLLTILIIFLSVYLLFVVSLFVINKRSANKTLKPFYNALERIRSFSLSEKKLFTSEKSKIDEFNFLNEILQNLTEKIIKEYLQVKEFTDNASHEIQTPLAVIKSKLDLFIQKENLNEEQIELFRSIYNNVNKLIRLNKSLLLLTKIEGNQFSESTEIDLRKILEKEVEEIVELAQLNSITIEKEIISSPVISANEPLIVILIKNILTNSIKHNVKPGRIKLCLKENILFLENTGAELKENPERLFERFYKRVDSTESVGLGLAIVKQICLLYNFDISYKYRNGWHSISIQFIK
- a CDS encoding TolC family protein, with the translated sequence MKKSVVLFFLLLLKTIFAQHNLEFFLQEAYKNNPQLKEFSQSFINTRLERELINAENVLPKISLTANYLFAPFFNNNGKIISTNPGANAIGYDVGITNGGLYSAQINLEKNLFNGYLTDALEQQILIKDGAVKNNIILLKHELEKQVTDIYLQTYLSFKLLNLENEILSSIKKEESIAAILLTSGLLKESEILLLKIEVDNQTNAINNSTVQFRTNLNQLLILCDIKDTSITQIDSVELKLVNASKESFFNKKFENDSLALLNQQTIFESKYQPQVSLFFNTGLNAIEIEGIQRKFGLSAGINFSMPIFDGNQKSITRQQNDLSLKSISFYKEYFSNQLNNQRKNSLDKIQSQKNNLNNLQNQIKNYEKVILISESELKQGNISMVDYLTILKNFIELKKNFITVQFEYQSEINSYNYWNW